tcatcatcatgatCTCCTCCTCCGACAACACCAACAGCCTCCTCCGACAACACCACGTACACCAAAATCGACGCCGGGTCTCCTCCTTCGACAACACCAACACCACCAGCCTCCTCCGACAACACCACACCAAAATCGACGCCGGATCTCCTCCTCCGACAACACCAACACCACCTGCAGCCTCCTCCGACAACACCACACCAAAATCGACGCCGGAAGAATCAAAGAGAACAATCGCCGCCGTCGTCAAACCCAGAACCACAAAAAACAACCGAAATCGACGCCGGAAGAATTGAAGAGAACAACCCACATGAACGAAGTTGGGTTCTCTTTCCTCCATCAATCCCAAACTCAATTTTCTCAACAAAAAACACCTGTTTTTGCACAAATCCCCTTTCATTTTCATCAAAATTATCCATGTTCTTCACCCAATTCTTCAATGCTCGATTTTGGGTATTATTTTTCTTCATCCGATTTGTTGTATATTGGGATTGCAATTGATGTGTGTGAATTAGCCGTAaatggaagaaggaaggagggagagagaaagatctGGGAAGGTCAGGGAAGAAGGAAGgtggtgaggagagagagtgaagaAGGGGGGCAGCCATGGAAATCCTTGAGTTGGGTGGTGGGttaatggaagaaggaaggggagttggaaaagaaaaagaaatgggtgggttaatgggttaatgggtgggttaatatgttaatgggtgggttaatgggtTAATTGGTGGTTTAATTAGGATAATTAGGGATTAGGTGAGTAATTAGATCGTAATTGGTTGATTATGAGGATGATGACGTCATGGAGGggtatttggggtattaagtcatttgtgaggggtatttggtgaattattggaacttgatgggcatttggtgaattaaggcaaaactcgggggtatttcatgaaatatctgtttattttaatatttgaaAAAGTAATaatcataaacatcattttgaaacgTAGCCACCTTAAGTTTAGATGCTCTATGCAGTCGCCCACCATACCCACAACACAGCAATTCAACACCGCCACTTTAGGtacatctatactatatattaaaatctatactattattaaaagTCAATGACATTTCTTGTCATCTCGCCACATGTCGACCCCATTACATGGCAAGTGACATGGCGTCAAATAATAGCCGCATTGACATATAATATTTTCTTACAAAAACATGAAGAAATGCCAACATCAATGTTTGAACCCATAACCTCGTGTTCATGAGCTAGAACTTTGACCACTAATCCAATTACACAACTTATAGTATTTAAGCAATTCAAAACATATAAGTTATGTTTATTAATACTCGTATTAAAACTTTAATGCATACCataattatatattttaataatttcttatgaaactaaactatacttacattttttttcatttacgttttatttttataatttcatttacaattacattttttttagcaAGCCAGTTCATTTACAACTACTTAgaactgtaaaaaaaaaaaaaaaaaaaaagtaattggAATTTAAATTAGCAACCGACTACTAcactttaaatttaaatttagtttACTAAGATGTTTAACCAAATTTTGTATTAAACCACCCTTATAAACATAAATTATACATAAAATATTTATCTCATATTATATGTAAGCATTTAAATATCAaactattataatttttttaattcaactaATTTTTTATTAGGATCAATTTTCATATTACATATAATCACCGGGGCATCGCCTGAGGCCATAActagttttattttaaaagtcGTCCAATAATTTCCAGAATTCCTGGCATAAAATTGTGATCGTTGACTATTCGTCATATGTTTATGAGTAATGACTAATTTAATGAGTTCCTTTGCAGTTTTGTACTAACGATCATGAGTTTAATAGAATTAGTACGACATTGTTTACTCCATAATCTCATCTTTCTATACTGCACATCTTGCAGTCCATATTGAATAATAACTCATCATGCAtcgtttttttattttcttttacagGACATCTTGCTAATTAAAATCTGTATAAATAGACTAAGCAATTTCATTAGTAACCTCAAAtagaaataaaatgaaaaacgtTCTAGTATTCTCATTTCTATTCTTGTTATTGTGTATTTTACATGTAATAGCTTCAAATTCATCCATTGACAACTTCCTTCAATGCATTCCGTCTCAGTCGAATTCATCACATCCAATCTCTAACGCCATCTACACCCCTACTAACTCTTCGTTCATAAATGTTCTTCAAAATTACATACGTGAGATGGCACCCAAACAGGTACTCCTCTTGAGATATTACTGGATAGGTCACCAACGCCGTCCCACTCCTACGGAAAACACAAGTCTGATTATGTCAAGACACCTATTCCAAGGGCAGGGTTAGAGACGATAtggaaaaaaatgattcaagtacAATCGGATAATATTCTGCTGATGCAATGGAATCCTTATGGTGGGAGGATGAGCGAGATTCCTGAGGATGCAACGGCATTCCCTCATCGAGCAGGAAACCTCTTTAAGATACAATACCTTACACTATGGCAAAATCATAGTGTTGAGGCTACAAATAAGAATATCCAAGCTACTCGAGACCTTCATACTACATTTACTCCTTTTGTGTCCAACAACCCAAGGGAAACATTCTTAAATTATAGGGACATTGACATAGGCACCAACATCAATGGGACCTTAGATTTTGCTATGGACTTTTTTAAGAACAATGTCAAGAGATTATTGCAAGTTAAAGCCAAGGTCGATCCCACCAATTTCTTCAGGTATGAACAGAGTATACCAATTTCCTAAGAAACAACCAAAGACTACTATTGGTATAATGGTATGTAATTGACCAAGTTGTTTAAAACTTGCTAttgtattttgttttatttatataAGTACGAAGCTGTATCAATAATATGTGTGCATTTGTTGCAAAAAAGAAACCAAAACATTCACGGGTGAAATTTGTTAGACGAGCCAATTTTATTGAAGCATGCTGTCTATTAAACAACAAAGTGCAGGGAAAACAGAATTGCCTATCATATTGAAACTCAAGACTGGACAACAAACAGAGTTAAACGTTGTAATTAAGACATGAATTCTTGGATCCATCTTTCCATTAACTGATCACTTGATGGTCgaaaacttgaacaacatgtgATGGTTATACTTTTCACCAGGTGCAACCATCACAGAAGGGAAATTTGGATGATTAACTGAATCAGGAAACCCCTGAGTCTCCAAACACAAAGCAGCATGAGGTCCATAAACATATCCTCCTTTACCTGTCGCACTCAGCGTGTTGCTAGTATAAAACTGTACTCCAGGCTTGTTTGCCCACAACTCCATTATCCTCCCTGATTTTCTCTCATTTACAACAGCAACTCTTGTCATAGGACCATGCTTTTTAGCCACATCAACCACGTAATTTATGTCATATCCTCCTGGAAGATCAGTAATCTTGTTTCCAACAGCATGGGATTTGAGAAAATCAAATGGTGTTCCCTTAACTTGCTCGAATTTGCCAGTTGGGATGAGTTGATCATCTACAGGAGTGATTTGGGAAGCAAATATTTGAACTTCATGTGATAAAATGTTTCCACTGTTGTGGCCTCCAAGATTCCAGTACGTATGTTGGACTAGATTAACTGGAGATGCCTTGTTCAAAGGTTCTGCTTCCATTGCAATAGACAGATGCCTTCCTTCGACTATCTTATATGTCACTTTTACTTTAAGATTACCCGGGAAACCTGCAATATTTTGTGGTACCATTTAAGTTCTTGAATTAGAATAATCTAGCAGCTAAAACCTAGAAAGTTGGTGGGAAAGTTTTAAGAtcatggtaatggtaatggtaatgcaACTAACCTTGTTCTCCATCAGGACTGAAGTAACTGAACCTAACATAAGGAGAAGGATCATTCGGATAGTACTGATCTACATCCCAGATAACGCGACTGAATCCTTTTGGGCCACCTGTTACAGTATATAAGAAAATGTCACTGAAATTACAATACAATAAAATTTAGATGAAGTGCATATACATGTAACTATATTGAACAGGAAAAGGGGTTTTACCATGAATACTGTTTTTCCCGTCATTTGGAATGAGTTTGTAGATTACCCCTTTGTAAGTGAATTGCGCACCGCTGATCCTGTTAGCGACTCGGCCCACAATAGCACCAAAGTATGTTGTATCATTCTGCATTCAGAAAAATTGTATCAGACGAAAACTATAGATTGGCCTAGAGATTGTCAAGAGATGTCCTATACATGGCTTCACAAAGATAATTTCATCAATAAAAAGAAAAGATTTGAGATTTTGATATCAGGGTGGTACATAATTCACAATTACTGTGTTATGTTATCTTAAGTTTATAAGAAGTCAGACATATATTTTGAACAAAGTAGTCAGTGTTACATGAGGCACAGTGACTTAGAGTGGTTAAAAGGGCAGAAGTCCGGTTGATTACAAACTGATTACCAATTATATTCATGTTTTTCTTAATGCTAGACACTAACAACATTCAGTATCCCACTACAATCACAAGCTCTCGAAATTAGAACTTCAAAATACGGCTAACCAACCACTATATAACTACCCGTTCAAAAAAGCTAGTTATATTTTGGATTTGTTTCAATAGTATATTCTTCAATATCTTCATGTTGCTGGAACGCATGTAGTTAATGTGCTGTGCACATGCTGTTGTGCGCAAGCCAACGGTTGACAGAAAAAACTAAGTTGATCCTTGGCACCTTGTTTAACGATAAGTCATGGAAAATAAAAACTATGCAAAGTCAAGGGAGACAAATAACTCCGTAACTAATAATGTGATTAATTAAGTGAATAAACACTCTGTAGGTTATACTCCATATTAAACTATGTTGGCACGACCTCGTAATTTTTTAAGAGGGTTTCGGAAGATCAAAGTTCAATAATGTTAAGATTCCCATAAATGTTTGTCCTATCCCTAATTATGAGACAATGAAATTATGTCATACCAAATTATGGACAAGAGAGACTATCATTGATCTTTGACTCTTCAAGGAGTATATGTATGTCTAAATGATAAAATTTTCTAACTATCAATAATTACAATAATAAAGGCCAGGTCCCTACCTAAATATTCATCTTTATGTGTAGACGTAAAGAGAGCCTCAAAAGGCAAATGTGCAGATGGTATTTGATCTCAAATTTTGGTACTACCCCAAAGAGTTTAAACCAACTGAGTTTTCGAAAACATTTTTATTCTTCAATATTATTCTATACTCAGGGAATGTTTGGTTTGATTTAAGACCATTTCTCTTTTCTCAATCATTTTCCGTTTTAATTGAAATTGTTAATTGGGTTGGAAAGAAGCGAACTTGAAACTACCAGCTAGAGTTTGGACTTTGGACCGTGACCTTTCCTACAAAacttttaggcaaatttgccaaaaatgaccttttataactcaaattttgcgagaaagaaccttatataatttttttgtgaaaacacactttaaagtaattttttttgcgaaaaagGACCTAAgagaagtttccggcattgactgagcttttccggccattgacttgcacgtgagcagcacgtgtggcttacgttggctaaagacactgattttcccgactcttgaattttcaaacttgattttatttcgatttttttttcaactttaggttttaaatcttagatttttggaggaaaattgggtgtgattagcaaaataaaggcacacgtgcttctcacgtgcaagtcaacgGCCGGAAaaactcagtcaatgccggaaatttacttttggttgtctttcgaaaaaaaaaattacattaatgtatgatttcacaaaaaaataattatataaggtcctttctcgcaaaaaaatgtACATTAAAGTGTTATTtcacaaaataaattatataaagtcctttctcgcaaaatttgggttataaaagatcatttttaacaaatttgccaaactttaaaaataggTACTATATGAGGAAAAATGCGTACCACATAGTCCCTCGCCAAGTCATACCCGAGAACAACATCAGCCAGCTTTCCTGTAATTAAATGAGAAAATGTGGTAAATACCCTTAAGAATGTCCATTACGCACCTCGGACATACAATGTATTTTGCAACCAGGATTAACTAAAAAAGTGTTTATTTAATTGTAAAATTAAACAACACAATGTATATGTTGGTATGTATGATCTAAAAATGTCAAAGAAAGAAAATTATCTTCCGGCCAGACTTGTTTCCTTCAACAAAGCCATAGCTAATCAAGTAAAACAGATACAGAATTACAGACACGCATAAGGATGATGTTAAGAGTGCAGTCTATACCGGGTGTTCAAAGTACAGTCTAAATCGTACTAAACCAATTATGACCACTAGAATTAGAAAATGTATTAATGAAAAAGCATAAACCAAAAAGAAATATAGAAAATTTACCATGTTTGTCAGGAATAATGACGGACATGACAATAGCACCATAATTAGTGAGCTTAACACTGATATTCCCTTTCTTAAGCTCATAAACACCAATCTCTGGGTGATTTTTTTGATGTTGATGGCTTGAAATCTGAGAAATTTCAGGATTAGTGGCTAATATTCTACTAATTAAGCTTTGACAAAACAGAGTTAAACATAATAGTATCATATTATTAGCCATTTTGGGGCTAAAGAGTTAAGAATTTTACTTTTATTTCTTTAAGGTTTTGTTTGGGAACTGAAATGGGAGGTTTTATACATTTTTATTTGGAATTTTACTCGTGTTTTAAATTGGATAGatttgtatgattgtatgaatgatgatgatgatacatGAGGAATTGAGGATAGACCTGTTCAACAACGGGCTGGGCCAGGCCAGACCATACAAAATATTTTAGCCCAATATTTTGGGTTGGTCGGGTCAAAATCCGACTTACACATTTTGATGTACACTTAGATCTGAGCCGCCCAAAAAACGTTAAATTGTGTCGGGTCGAATAAAGGCAAAAAAAATTCCAAGCAAATTCTTCTGATATTCATTATTTATGAGGACAGGTAGGGTTGCACTGTTGCACGTGATCGACTTCATATCAAGGAAACTCATGtaaatctatattattaaagtagaGTGGTGGAGAATGAGAGACCTACAAATCTCAATCTCTCTACTCTCATTA
This sequence is a window from Spinacia oleracea cultivar Varoflay chromosome 1, BTI_SOV_V1, whole genome shotgun sequence. Protein-coding genes within it:
- the LOC110777594 gene encoding berberine bridge enzyme-like 17, coding for MLDFGYYFSSSDLLYIGIAIDVCELAVNGRRKEGERKIWEASNSSIDNFLQCIPSQSNSSHPISNAIYTPTNSSFINVLQNYIRLETIWKKMIQVQSDNILLMQWNPYGGRMSEIPEDATAFPHRAGNLFKIQYLTLWQNHSVEATNKNIQATRDLHTTFTPFVSNNPRETFLNYRDIDIGTNINGTLDFAMDFFKNNVKRLLQVKAKVDPTNFFRYEQSIPIS
- the LOC110777595 gene encoding uncharacterized protein; amino-acid sequence: MANNMILLCLTLFCQSLISRILATNPEISQISSHQHQKNHPEIGVYELKKGNISVKLTNYGAIVMSVIIPDKHGKLADVVLGYDLARDYVNDTTYFGAIVGRVANRISGAQFTYKGVIYKLIPNDGKNSIHGGPKGFSRVIWDVDQYYPNDPSPYVRFSYFSPDGEQGFPGNLKVKVTYKIVEGRHLSIAMEAEPLNKASPVNLVQHTYWNLGGHNSGNILSHEVQIFASQITPVDDQLIPTGKFEQVKGTPFDFLKSHAVGNKITDLPGGYDINYVVDVAKKHGPMTRVAVVNERKSGRIMELWANKPGVQFYTSNTLSATGKGGYVYGPHAALCLETQGFPDSVNHPNFPSVMVAPGEKYNHHMLFKFSTIK